A genomic window from Melospiza melodia melodia isolate bMelMel2 unplaced genomic scaffold, bMelMel2.pri scaffold_51, whole genome shotgun sequence includes:
- the LOC134413773 gene encoding LOW QUALITY PROTEIN: keratin, type II cytoskeletal 8-like (The sequence of the model RefSeq protein was modified relative to this genomic sequence to represent the inferred CDS: inserted 1 base in 1 codon; deleted 2 bases in 1 codon), producing MEFRAGILAGIYSRERPHGTSPRPRSREGKCPHLMAGGGGAVKGLGGPHCSLGDLHPSIHPSIPCPFGDVFPILPLSLALGTGPDVGLHPRQPLRSSSAVPGRSFSSRSFTAAPALRMSTAPALGPYGGLRGGSGGLGGPSWVPGGGITAVTINRSLLAPLDVAVDPELQELRREEKEQIKTLNDKFAAFIDKVRFLEQQNKLLETKWGLLRAQPPPRSSLGGLLEGYAGTLRRQLEALGQERQRLRAELGHVRGLVEEFKAKYEEEINHRTEKENEFVLLKKDVDEAYMSKVELESRLESLTDEINFLRQLYEEELQELRAQVSDTAVVVSMDNSRQLDMAGVLADVRAQYEDIAGRSRAEAEGLYQVKYEELKTAAGKQGDDLRQTRGQIQELNRRIQRIQAEIEALKNQRSGLEAAVAEAEERGELALRDARAKLADLEGALAQAKQDLARQLREYQELMNVKLALDIEIATYRKLLEGEESRLEAAVQNLSIHTKPSGYLGEFVGVPGTPRFWVPPPPPPCPLTAAPSSSQVDSGEVLGGDLGGPLGGPWSAQGTRCXPPPPESTAPLKSRAIVIKKIETRDGKLVSESSDVLES from the exons tgtccccatctgatggcggggggggggggggccgtcAAGGGCTTAGGGGGTCCCCACTGCTCCTTGGGTGATC tccatccatccatccatccatccatcccatgccCTTTTGGGGATGTTTTCCCTATTTTGCCGCTGAGtttggcactggggacaggcccTG ATGTCGGTCTCCATCCCCGGCAGCCGCTGCGGAGCAGCTCGGCCGTTCCGGGCCGCTCCTTCTCGTCCCGCTCCTTCACGGCCGCTCCGGCGCTGAGGATGAGCACGGCGCCGGCTCTCGGCCCTTACGGGGGGctccggggcggctccggggggcTCGGGGGACCCTCGTGGGTGCCGGGCGGGGGCATCACGGCCGTCACCATCAACCGGAGTCTCCTGGCGCCGCTGGACGTGGCCGTGGATCccgagctgcaggagctgcgccGGGAGGAGAAGGAGCAGATCAAGACGCTCAACGATAAATTCGCCGCCTTCATCgacaag GTGCGGTTCCTGGAGCAGCAGAACAAACTCCTGGAGACCAAGTGGGGGCTCCTGCGGGCGCAGCCCCCTCCCCGCAGCAGCCTGGGGGGGCTCCTCGAGGGCTACGCGGGGACCCTGCGGCGGCAGCTGGAGGCGCTGGGGCAGGAGCGGCAGCGGCTGCGCGCAGAGCTCGGCCACGTCCGCGGGCTGGTCGAGGAGTTCAAGGCCAa GTATGAGGAGGAGATCAACCACCGCACAGAGAAAGAGAACGAGTTTGTCCTGCTCAAAAAG GACGTGGATGAAGCCTACATGTCCAAGGTGGAGCTGGAATCACGCCTGGAGAGCCTCACGGACGAGATAAACTTCCTGCGGCAGCTCTATGAAGAG gagctgcaggagctgcgggcGCAGGTGTCGGACACGGCCGTGGTGGTGTCCATGGACAACAGCCGCCAGCTGGACATGGCCGGGGTGCTGGCGGACGTGCGGGCGCAGTACGAGGACATCGCCGGCCGCAGCCGCGCTGAGGCCGAAGGCCTCTACCAGGTCAAG TACGAAGAGCTGAAGACAGCAGCTGGGAAGCAGGGGGACGACCTGCGCCAGACCCGCGGCCAGATCCAGGAGCTGAACCGGCGCATCCAGCGGATCCAGGCAGAGATTGAGGCTCTGAAAAACCAG CGCTCGGGGCTGGAGGCGGCCGTGGCCGAGGCTGAGGAGCGCGGGGAGCTGGCACTGAGGGACGCCAGGGCCAAGCTGGCCGACCTGGAGGGGGCCCTGGCCCAGGCCAAGCAGGACCTGGCCCGGCAGCTCCGGGAGTACCAGGAGCTCATGAACGtcaagctggccctggacatCGAGATTGCAACCTACAGGAAGCTGCTGGAGGgcgaggagagcag GCTGGAGGCTGCTGTGCAGAACCTGAGCATCCACACCAAGCCTTCGGGGTACCTGGGTGAGTTTGTGGGGGTCCCCGGAACCCCCCGATTTtgggtgcccccccccccccccccgtgcccC CTCACAGCTGCTCCCTCTTCCTCACAGGTGGACtcgggggaggttttggggggggatttgggggggcctTTGGGGGGGCCGTGGTCAGCTCAGGGTACTcggt cgcccccgccccccgAGAGCACGGCCCCCCTCAAGTCCCGGGCCATCGTCATCAAGAAGATCGAGACCCGCGACGGGAAGCTCGTGTCCGAGTCCTCCGACGTCCTGGAAAGCTGA